In Streptomyces sp. NBC_01717, one DNA window encodes the following:
- a CDS encoding winged helix-turn-helix transcriptional regulator gives MASRIRLEDRECPLSTTVGHVGEWWTLLILHDAFDGYTRFDQFQENLGISSSMLTTRLKSLVAEGVLERRPYQDNPTRYEYVLTDLGRSIRPVIVALAAWGNSRLAPEERSMILVDAKTGKEVEPVVVDAATGRRLDDSEAFVYTAGPAASDAMRARYVETGPT, from the coding sequence GTGGCGAGCCGAATCAGACTGGAAGACAGAGAGTGTCCGCTGTCGACGACCGTGGGGCATGTCGGTGAATGGTGGACCCTGCTGATCCTGCACGACGCGTTCGACGGCTACACCCGCTTCGATCAGTTCCAGGAAAACCTCGGCATCTCCTCGAGCATGCTCACCACCCGCCTCAAGTCCCTCGTTGCCGAGGGAGTGCTCGAGCGCCGCCCCTACCAGGACAATCCGACCCGCTACGAGTACGTCCTCACCGACCTCGGCCGCTCGATCCGCCCGGTCATCGTCGCCCTCGCCGCCTGGGGCAACTCACGGTTGGCGCCGGAGGAACGCAGCATGATCCTGGTTGACGCCAAGACCGGGAAAGAGGTCGAACCGGTCGTCGTCGACGCCGCCACTGGTAGGAGACTGGACGACAGCGAAGCCTTCGTCTACACCGCGGGACCCGCCGCCAGCGACGCCATGCGCGCCCGTTACGTAGAAACCGGCCCCACGTAA
- a CDS encoding TetR/AcrR family transcriptional regulator, translating to MAERREELLRAAVEQIEVRGVAAVRIADVASVLGVSNALVLYHFSTKEKLVAAAFAHAAEADLAHLRKLLSRRTTAVRRLRAAVRWYAPTGQAKGWRLWIEGWAASLRDPALRNVAGDLDQQWKAELAEVLEEGAAAGEFHCDDPMSVAWRLTALLDGLAVQMTSYAGPLSRATMLAWTDEALARELGIDQEALTA from the coding sequence GTGGCGGAACGACGCGAGGAGCTGCTGCGTGCTGCCGTCGAGCAGATCGAGGTGCGAGGCGTCGCCGCGGTACGGATCGCCGATGTGGCATCCGTCCTCGGGGTGAGCAACGCACTCGTGCTCTACCACTTCTCGACGAAGGAGAAGCTGGTCGCGGCCGCCTTCGCGCATGCGGCCGAGGCCGACCTGGCCCATCTGCGCAAGCTGCTCAGCCGCCGCACCACAGCGGTACGGAGGCTGCGCGCCGCCGTCCGCTGGTACGCGCCGACCGGACAGGCCAAGGGGTGGCGGCTGTGGATCGAGGGCTGGGCGGCCTCGTTGCGCGATCCGGCGCTGCGCAACGTGGCCGGCGATCTCGACCAGCAGTGGAAGGCCGAACTGGCCGAGGTCCTCGAAGAAGGCGCCGCCGCGGGGGAGTTCCACTGCGACGATCCGATGTCCGTGGCCTGGCGGCTGACCGCCCTGCTGGACGGTCTGGCCGTCCAGATGACGTCGTACGCCGGTCCCCTCTCCCGGGCCACGATGCTGGCGTGGACCGACGAGGCGCTCGCCCGCGAGCTGGGCATCGACCAGGAGGCACTGACGGCCTGA
- a CDS encoding nuclear transport factor 2 family protein, whose protein sequence is MNGNQPQADVLPGVVTEYLTAHRERDAATAITAFTHDATVTDDGKTYTGAAAIESWLNRSASEYTYTTVLTGAHSIDASHYTAVHRLEGDFPGGVVDLRYQFTLRDGRIQRLVIEP, encoded by the coding sequence ATGAACGGCAACCAGCCCCAGGCCGACGTACTGCCAGGCGTCGTCACCGAGTACCTGACGGCCCACCGCGAGCGCGACGCCGCCACTGCGATCACAGCGTTCACCCACGACGCCACCGTGACCGACGACGGCAAGACCTACACCGGCGCCGCGGCCATCGAGTCCTGGCTGAACCGCTCGGCCAGCGAGTACACGTACACGACCGTACTCACCGGCGCGCACAGCATCGATGCGTCCCACTACACGGCCGTGCATCGGCTCGAGGGCGACTTCCCCGGCGGCGTCGTCGACCTCCGCTACCAGTTCACGCTGCGCGACGGCCGCATCCAACGTCTCGTCATCGAGCCCTGA
- a CDS encoding PPOX class F420-dependent oxidoreductase, with amino-acid sequence MTGFDAQQDALLRLIAEESGGVLVTLKRDGRPQLSNVNHFYYPAERIIRVSITDDRAKTRNLRRDPRASYHVTSKDRWAWTVADGTAELSPVATDPSDATVEELITLYRDVQGEHPDWDDYRSAMVRDRRIVLRLHVEHVYGQPRG; translated from the coding sequence ATGACGGGATTCGATGCACAGCAGGATGCGCTCCTTCGGCTGATCGCCGAAGAGAGCGGCGGGGTGCTCGTGACGCTGAAGCGGGACGGCCGGCCCCAGCTGTCCAATGTCAATCACTTCTACTATCCCGCAGAGCGCATCATCCGTGTCTCGATCACCGATGACCGGGCGAAGACGCGGAACCTGCGGCGCGATCCGCGGGCGAGCTACCACGTCACCAGCAAGGACCGCTGGGCCTGGACGGTCGCGGACGGCACGGCCGAGTTGTCGCCGGTCGCCACCGATCCGTCCGACGCGACCGTCGAGGAGCTGATCACGCTCTACCGCGACGTGCAGGGCGAGCACCCCGACTGGGACGATTACCGCAGCGCGATGGTCCGCGACCGGCGGATCGTGCTACGGCTGCACGTCGAACACGTGTACGGGCAGCCGCGTGGCTGA
- a CDS encoding S8 family serine peptidase, with amino-acid sequence MRRTRWAAACATALAAALAGGSLPAAADQAPAFADPALSPGAGGGTRTVTLLTGDVVTYSGSGNAVQISSIVPGSGREGMGFTRFRADGHEYAVPIDAVGQISQGRVDQRLFDVTELVASGYSDSSTDTLRVLVGGATPSAGSPDAPKGARVAAAFRTTGTTALTVPKKSAGTVWKQLGTASRARTEGIGKVWLDGRVRATLDTSVPQIGADKAHRAGITGKGTKVAVLDTGYDRDHPDLKDTVTASQNFTEDGDVQDLQGHGTHVSSIIAGSGAASEGRYAGVAPGAELIEGKVLGNDGYGYDSWILAGMQWAVDQDARIVNMSLGSNLASDGTDPLSAAVDKLSAEHGTLFVIAAGNSGDRTISGPGAADAALTVGSVTKAGEMSAFSSRGPREGRPAVKPEISAPGSAIVAARAAGTLDDAAVTEQYASLSGTSMASPHVAGAAALLAQRHPDWSGARLKSALVGSAAPVAGASVADTGAGLTDVPAALAAKVVAEPATLAAHTTYPNASAAAQSHEVTWTNTTDKPVKLRLSAGPGRAIRLGAETVTVPARSSAVTDVSLEPSRVEAGTTYSGAVTATWPGGGRATVPVSVEADPETYALTLTGPAPREGAERTSTGAVLQNETTGASQLIGLDGTEPRTVTLPRGSYRILGHTWEYDTVGNTVVGTAAIHFARRVTVGRDTSVTLDTAGAKPVRIGVDDGSARVSLQSATGIVSRIGSGTNAQDTGLVAPSSAGQYRVEAVPTTGGTLDGLSFFGGLSWQQREVDAHEPGSSADALKLLLSQYSIYSWLGTATGEVVDIGTGADTDPAAMDLKGKIVLWTPATGQTAFNNALYQKLSDAGTAAVMYVGYGLSVYKPTPVLRLDTASVPALRARLAEGPLTLTLDGVNSSADAYFLHHSVDGRVPAGADWFDRRSELAKVTTVQRTHGYPSDPKGMYAWTTWHGLTLFQQSTRYRPPSEQTLYYTPDVAWTTATFHYQYDVAERVYPLGTLVSAPTVYRAGGDYRDDWMSAPFNPALGKQAGPAQITRDGDKLNVALPMFSDAAGHRAETAPVADTGSTVLADDSGKVLARNNAPGRATFDLPRKDNWYRLTVDATRMSPDPVTWMLGAQVTSEWRFRSGHEKSAAAARLLDLDYRLPLTGENAADAGKPLDYTVGLTAQGSQSALPIASFKVWYATDGTDWKQAKAARGADGRWKVTVPSAGTAKVDLRTTVTDTTGASLTETLIDAYNSGCADIWC; translated from the coding sequence ATGAGACGGACCAGATGGGCGGCGGCCTGCGCCACAGCGCTTGCCGCCGCCCTTGCCGGTGGATCGCTCCCCGCCGCCGCCGACCAGGCACCCGCGTTCGCCGACCCGGCACTGTCCCCGGGAGCGGGCGGCGGAACCCGCACCGTCACCCTGCTGACCGGCGACGTGGTGACGTACTCCGGCAGCGGGAACGCCGTACAGATCAGCTCCATCGTGCCGGGATCCGGCCGCGAGGGCATGGGCTTCACCCGGTTCCGGGCGGACGGCCACGAGTACGCGGTGCCGATCGACGCCGTCGGACAGATCTCGCAGGGCCGGGTGGACCAGCGGCTGTTCGACGTGACCGAGCTGGTCGCCTCGGGGTATTCGGACAGCAGCACCGACACGCTACGGGTCCTGGTCGGCGGCGCCACGCCGTCCGCCGGGAGCCCGGACGCGCCGAAGGGCGCCCGCGTCGCCGCGGCCTTCCGGACCACCGGGACCACGGCCCTGACCGTGCCCAAGAAGTCGGCCGGCACCGTGTGGAAGCAGCTCGGCACGGCCTCCCGTGCCCGCACCGAAGGCATCGGGAAGGTCTGGCTGGACGGCAGGGTGCGGGCCACGCTCGACACGTCCGTGCCGCAGATCGGCGCGGACAAGGCGCACCGGGCCGGGATCACCGGGAAGGGCACCAAGGTCGCGGTGCTCGACACCGGCTACGACCGTGACCACCCCGATCTGAAGGACACCGTCACCGCTTCGCAGAACTTCACCGAGGACGGCGACGTCCAGGACCTGCAGGGCCACGGCACCCATGTGTCGTCGATCATCGCCGGCTCCGGTGCGGCGTCCGAAGGGCGCTACGCGGGCGTCGCGCCGGGCGCGGAGCTCATCGAGGGGAAGGTCCTCGGCAACGACGGCTACGGCTACGACTCCTGGATCCTCGCGGGCATGCAGTGGGCCGTCGACCAGGACGCCCGGATCGTCAACATGAGCCTCGGGTCGAACCTGGCCTCCGACGGCACCGACCCGTTGTCCGCCGCGGTCGACAAGCTCTCCGCCGAGCACGGCACGCTGTTCGTGATCGCCGCGGGGAACAGCGGCGACCGGACGATCAGCGGGCCCGGCGCCGCCGATGCCGCCCTGACGGTCGGTTCGGTCACCAAGGCCGGTGAGATGTCGGCGTTCTCCTCGCGTGGACCGCGCGAGGGCCGGCCCGCGGTCAAGCCGGAGATCTCCGCACCGGGCAGCGCCATCGTGGCCGCCCGCGCCGCCGGCACGCTCGACGACGCGGCCGTCACCGAGCAGTACGCCTCACTCTCCGGTACGTCGATGGCGAGCCCGCACGTCGCGGGGGCCGCCGCCCTGCTGGCCCAGCGCCACCCCGACTGGTCGGGGGCACGGCTGAAGTCCGCGCTCGTCGGCAGTGCCGCCCCGGTGGCGGGTGCGTCGGTGGCCGACACGGGCGCCGGTCTCACCGACGTACCGGCGGCGCTGGCGGCGAAGGTGGTTGCCGAACCCGCCACGCTGGCCGCTCACACCACGTACCCCAACGCCTCCGCCGCCGCGCAGAGCCATGAGGTGACGTGGACGAACACCACGGACAAGCCGGTGAAGCTGCGGCTGTCCGCCGGGCCGGGCCGGGCGATCCGGCTGGGCGCGGAGACCGTGACCGTGCCCGCGCGTTCGTCCGCGGTCACGGACGTCAGCCTCGAGCCGTCGCGGGTCGAGGCGGGGACGACGTACAGCGGGGCGGTCACCGCGACCTGGCCGGGGGGCGGCCGGGCGACGGTGCCCGTCTCGGTCGAGGCCGATCCTGAGACGTACGCCCTCACCCTGACCGGTCCCGCACCGCGCGAAGGCGCCGAGCGCACCTCGACGGGTGCGGTTCTGCAGAACGAGACGACCGGCGCGTCCCAGCTGATCGGTCTGGACGGCACCGAGCCGAGGACGGTGACGCTGCCGCGCGGCAGCTACCGGATCCTGGGGCACACCTGGGAGTACGACACGGTGGGCAACACCGTCGTCGGCACCGCGGCGATCCACTTCGCCCGGCGGGTCACCGTCGGCCGGGACACCTCCGTCACACTGGACACCGCGGGTGCGAAGCCGGTCAGGATCGGCGTGGACGACGGGTCGGCGCGGGTGTCCCTGCAGTCGGCGACCGGGATCGTGTCACGCATCGGTTCCGGTACGAACGCCCAGGACACCGGTCTGGTCGCGCCGAGCTCCGCCGGTCAGTACCGGGTCGAGGCGGTGCCCACCACCGGTGGGACGCTGGACGGCCTCAGCTTCTTCGGCGGGCTGAGCTGGCAGCAGCGGGAGGTCGACGCGCATGAGCCCGGCTCCTCGGCCGACGCGCTGAAGCTGCTGCTCTCGCAGTACAGCATCTACAGCTGGCTGGGTACGGCCACCGGCGAGGTCGTCGACATCGGCACCGGCGCGGACACCGACCCGGCGGCGATGGACCTCAAGGGCAAGATCGTCCTGTGGACACCGGCCACCGGCCAGACCGCGTTCAACAACGCGCTCTACCAGAAGCTGTCGGACGCGGGTACGGCCGCCGTCATGTACGTGGGTTACGGGCTCTCGGTCTACAAGCCGACACCGGTACTCAGGCTGGACACGGCCAGTGTGCCCGCCCTGCGGGCCCGCCTGGCGGAAGGACCGCTGACGCTGACGCTCGACGGCGTCAACAGCTCGGCGGACGCCTACTTCCTGCACCATTCGGTCGACGGCAGGGTCCCGGCCGGCGCCGATTGGTTCGACCGGCGGTCGGAACTGGCCAAGGTGACGACGGTGCAGCGCACACACGGCTACCCGTCCGACCCCAAGGGGATGTACGCCTGGACGACCTGGCACGGGCTGACGCTCTTCCAGCAGTCCACCCGCTACCGGCCGCCGTCGGAGCAGACGCTCTACTACACCCCGGACGTGGCGTGGACGACGGCGACCTTCCACTACCAGTACGACGTCGCCGAACGGGTCTATCCGTTGGGGACGCTGGTCAGCGCGCCCACCGTGTACCGCGCGGGCGGTGACTACCGGGACGACTGGATGTCCGCGCCCTTCAACCCCGCGCTCGGCAAACAGGCCGGACCCGCGCAGATCACCCGGGACGGCGACAAGCTGAATGTGGCGCTCCCGATGTTCTCCGACGCGGCCGGCCATCGCGCCGAGACGGCGCCGGTGGCGGACACCGGCAGCACGGTGCTGGCGGACGACAGCGGGAAGGTACTGGCCCGCAACAACGCACCGGGCCGGGCCACGTTCGATCTGCCGCGCAAGGACAACTGGTACCGGCTGACCGTCGATGCCACCCGCATGTCACCGGATCCGGTGACATGGATGCTCGGGGCGCAGGTGACCAGCGAGTGGCGGTTCCGCTCCGGCCACGAGAAGTCCGCTGCCGCGGCCCGGCTGCTGGACCTCGACTACCGGCTGCCGCTGACCGGCGAGAACGCGGCGGACGCGGGCAAGCCGCTCGACTACACGGTCGGCCTGACCGCACAGGGAAGTCAGAGTGCGCTTCCCATCGCGTCGTTCAAGGTCTGGTACGCGACGGACGGCACCGACTGGAAGCAGGCCAAGGCGGCGCGCGGGGCCGACGGCCGGTGGAAGGTCACGGTGCCTTCGGCCGGCACTGCCAAGGTGGACCTGCGGACAACCGTCACGGACACCACCGGTGCGTCGCTGACGGAGACCCTGATCGACGCGTACAACTCGGGCTGCGCCGACATCTGGTGCTGA
- a CDS encoding SDR family NAD(P)-dependent oxidoreductase has product MKTWFITGGTPGGFGMAYADAALDNGDRVVLTARRPEELHAWAAPYGDRVLVLQLDVTDAEQIRLAVSTAQARFGTIDVLVNNAGRGWYGSVEGMEDIAVRKLFELNFFAVLAVTRAVLPGMRARRSGWIINMSSVAGLSGVVGFGFYSAAKFAIEGMTDVLREEVAPLGVNVMAVEPGAFRTRAYAGFAEEPVQETIEDYRPMLRSVHAAMVEQDGKQPGDAARGVRAVIAAMNQDDPPRQLVLGGAGFERAVGHIETALAGIRAHEALSRGADYPPGQ; this is encoded by the coding sequence ATGAAGACCTGGTTCATCACCGGAGGCACCCCCGGCGGGTTCGGCATGGCTTACGCGGATGCCGCGCTGGACAATGGCGACCGTGTCGTGCTGACCGCCCGCAGACCTGAGGAACTGCATGCCTGGGCCGCGCCCTACGGTGATCGGGTCCTCGTCCTGCAGCTGGACGTCACCGACGCCGAGCAGATCCGGTTGGCCGTCTCGACCGCACAAGCCCGCTTCGGCACGATCGACGTGCTGGTCAACAACGCCGGCCGCGGCTGGTACGGGTCCGTGGAGGGCATGGAGGACATTGCGGTCAGGAAGCTGTTCGAGCTGAACTTCTTCGCGGTCCTGGCAGTCACCCGCGCCGTTCTGCCCGGCATGAGGGCCCGGCGCAGCGGGTGGATTATCAACATGTCCTCGGTTGCAGGCCTGTCCGGCGTCGTCGGCTTCGGCTTCTACAGTGCGGCCAAGTTCGCGATCGAGGGAATGACGGACGTGCTGCGCGAGGAGGTGGCGCCGCTGGGCGTCAACGTGATGGCCGTGGAGCCGGGAGCGTTCCGCACCCGTGCCTACGCCGGGTTCGCCGAGGAACCGGTGCAGGAGACCATTGAGGACTACCGGCCGATGCTCCGGTCCGTCCATGCAGCCATGGTCGAGCAGGACGGGAAGCAGCCCGGCGACGCCGCACGGGGCGTACGGGCCGTTATCGCCGCGATGAACCAGGACGATCCGCCGCGTCAACTCGTGCTCGGCGGTGCCGGTTTCGAGCGGGCCGTCGGCCATATCGAAACTGCGCTCGCCGGCATCCGCGCGCACGAGGCCCTTTCACGGGGCGCGGACTACCCGCCCGGCCAATAA
- a CDS encoding MBL fold metallo-hydrolase produces the protein MTGADSLHSLRTRLRSLRPAAFGADPGGARMERIRNSPNFADGVFQNPVGARTRPSGSTLEFAKVYFHKEERVRRSPNGMVPVHATTLADLARPPASGLRLTWMGHSSVLAEIDGRRVLFDPVWGERCSPFAFAGPKRLHPVPLPLATLGPLDAVVISHDHYDHLDLPTIRALAGTDTVFVVPLGVGAHLERWGVSTDRMRELDWNETTNVAGISFTATPARHFCGRGLRNQQHTLWASWVVAGPEHRIYHSGDTGYFPGFKDIGAEHGPFDATMIQIGAYSEYWPKNHTDSTPLPGGWPDIHMTPAQGVQAHLDLQGGKPHGVMMPIHWGTFTLSMHPWAEPGEWTKDAAEEAEQPAAFPQPGEPFEPSGTLPLDPWWRAVAAPIAHPWRRTKATDVAQGQDSRDLDLAGER, from the coding sequence GTGACCGGCGCTGACTCCTTGCATTCGCTCCGTACCCGGCTGCGTTCGCTGCGACCCGCCGCATTCGGCGCCGACCCGGGGGGCGCCCGCATGGAGCGCATCCGTAATTCGCCCAATTTCGCCGACGGGGTCTTCCAGAACCCGGTGGGGGCGCGGACCAGGCCGTCCGGCTCGACGCTGGAGTTCGCGAAGGTCTACTTCCACAAGGAGGAGCGGGTACGCAGGTCACCGAACGGCATGGTGCCCGTTCATGCGACCACTCTCGCCGACCTCGCCCGGCCGCCGGCCTCGGGGCTGCGGCTCACCTGGATGGGCCACTCGAGCGTGCTCGCCGAGATCGACGGCCGACGGGTGCTCTTCGACCCGGTGTGGGGCGAGCGCTGTTCGCCATTCGCGTTCGCCGGACCCAAGCGGCTGCACCCGGTGCCGTTGCCGCTCGCGACGCTCGGCCCGCTCGACGCGGTCGTGATCTCGCACGACCACTACGACCACCTCGACCTGCCGACAATCCGCGCCCTGGCGGGCACGGACACGGTCTTCGTGGTGCCGCTCGGTGTCGGTGCCCACCTGGAGCGCTGGGGCGTGTCCACCGACCGGATGCGTGAGCTCGACTGGAACGAGACCACGAACGTCGCCGGGATCAGCTTCACCGCGACTCCGGCCCGGCACTTCTGCGGACGCGGCCTGCGCAACCAGCAGCACACGCTCTGGGCGTCCTGGGTCGTCGCGGGCCCCGAGCACCGGATCTACCACTCCGGGGACACCGGCTACTTCCCCGGTTTCAAGGACATCGGCGCCGAGCACGGCCCGTTCGACGCGACGATGATCCAGATCGGTGCGTATTCGGAGTACTGGCCCAAGAACCACACGGACTCTACGCCTCTCCCTGGTGGGTGGCCCGACATCCATATGACGCCGGCTCAGGGGGTCCAGGCGCACCTTGACCTGCAAGGGGGCAAGCCGCACGGCGTCATGATGCCCATCCACTGGGGCACCTTCACGCTCTCCATGCACCCGTGGGCAGAGCCCGGCGAGTGGACCAAGGACGCCGCCGAGGAAGCCGAGCAGCCGGCCGCATTCCCGCAGCCGGGCGAGCCCTTCGAGCCCTCGGGAACGCTTCCCCTCGATCCCTGGTGGCGTGCCGTGGCTGCCCCGATCGCACACCCCTGGCGCCGTACCAAAGCAACGGACGTTGCCCAGGGTCAGGACAGCCGCGATCTTGATCTTGCGGGTGAGCGGTGA
- a CDS encoding Glu/Leu/Phe/Val dehydrogenase dimerization domain-containing protein — MTTPKAPAVSPAAPSAPLISLTWTDHVTGRQGHLVVDRLVRGVSSGGLRMRAGCTLDEVAGLARGMTMKEALHFDADDTQARYIPLGGAKGGIDCDPRDPEAYGVLVRYLRAVRPYIENVWTTGEDLGLTQDIVDRAAAEAGLVSSIQAVYPLLDDETAARQRLADAFAVEVDGIGLDELVGGCGVAESALAALDRAGVAYTEARVSVQGLGTMGGATARFLARAGLKVVAVADIKGTIVNPAGLDVEALLAARDAYGTVDRGALRDGDRELAADAWLTQEAEVLVPAAVSYAVDATNQARISARWIVEAANMPVLPQAEALLAERGITVLPDVVVNSGTNAWWWWTLFGDIGADAEEAFEYTRRSMRALIGRMLARAEADGSTPRAAAHALVAERLPVMAERFGWYR, encoded by the coding sequence ATGACGACTCCGAAGGCGCCGGCGGTGTCCCCGGCCGCTCCGTCCGCCCCGCTGATCTCGCTGACCTGGACGGACCACGTCACCGGACGCCAGGGACATCTGGTCGTCGACCGGCTGGTGCGCGGCGTGTCGAGTGGCGGGCTGCGGATGCGAGCGGGCTGCACGCTCGACGAGGTGGCGGGACTTGCCCGGGGCATGACGATGAAGGAGGCCCTGCACTTCGATGCCGATGACACACAGGCGCGCTACATACCGCTCGGCGGCGCCAAGGGCGGCATCGACTGCGACCCGCGCGACCCGGAGGCGTACGGAGTGCTCGTGCGCTATCTGCGGGCCGTGCGTCCGTATATTGAGAACGTCTGGACGACCGGTGAGGATCTCGGACTCACCCAGGACATCGTCGACCGGGCGGCGGCCGAGGCAGGGCTCGTCTCCTCGATCCAGGCGGTCTATCCGCTGCTCGACGACGAGACGGCGGCGCGGCAGCGGCTCGCCGACGCGTTCGCCGTCGAGGTGGACGGCATCGGGCTCGACGAGCTGGTCGGCGGCTGCGGGGTAGCCGAGTCCGCGCTCGCCGCGCTGGACCGGGCGGGCGTCGCGTACACGGAAGCCAGGGTTTCCGTACAGGGGCTCGGCACCATGGGCGGCGCCACGGCACGGTTCCTCGCCCGGGCCGGACTCAAGGTCGTCGCCGTCGCCGACATCAAGGGGACGATCGTCAACCCGGCGGGCCTCGATGTCGAGGCGCTGCTCGCGGCCCGGGACGCGTACGGAACGGTGGACCGCGGTGCGCTGCGGGACGGAGACCGGGAGCTGGCCGCCGACGCGTGGCTGACGCAGGAGGCGGAGGTGCTCGTGCCGGCAGCGGTCTCGTACGCCGTCGACGCCACGAACCAGGCTCGGATCAGCGCCCGTTGGATCGTCGAGGCGGCGAACATGCCGGTACTACCGCAAGCGGAGGCGCTGCTCGCCGAGCGCGGTATCACCGTACTGCCCGACGTGGTCGTCAACTCCGGTACGAACGCATGGTGGTGGTGGACGCTGTTCGGTGACATCGGCGCCGATGCCGAGGAGGCGTTCGAGTACACCCGTCGCTCGATGCGGGCGCTGATCGGCCGGATGCTGGCCCGTGCCGAGGCCGACGGCTCCACTCCCCGGGCGGCGGCCCATGCCCTCGTCGCCGAGCGGCTTCCGGTGATGGCCGAGCGGTTCGGCTGGTATCGATGA
- a CDS encoding DNA alkylation repair protein codes for MDTVHALADCWQKADQHSVASAVRECAPRLAGLGLRERSDLLCDALLRAGPTPYAAFAAAVRTALADPAFSGWMIWPVSEAVAAKATTAPQGTCFEDALCLLSDLTPRLTAEFAIRRLLNTDLDRALAVIKKWTAHPDEHVRRLASEGTRPRLPWAVRVPAIQERPETTLPILNALYKDPSEYVRRSVANHLNDISHTQPELAVDVAAAWADKPDTHTPRLIRHALRTAVKKGDQRALALLGFELPVDLTVTGPNVARDIVAVGEQLRFDFTLENRGDKPQRLAVDYIVHYRKANATTSPKVFKLTVRTIQAGERAALSASRSFAPVSTRVLHPGTHFLELQVNGQPHGKVPFEVVPARWGS; via the coding sequence GTGGACACAGTGCACGCTCTGGCCGACTGCTGGCAGAAGGCGGACCAGCATTCCGTGGCATCCGCGGTGCGCGAATGCGCGCCGCGCCTGGCAGGCCTGGGCCTGCGCGAACGCAGCGACCTGCTGTGCGACGCCCTGTTGCGCGCCGGACCGACACCGTACGCAGCCTTCGCCGCCGCCGTGCGCACCGCGCTCGCCGACCCCGCTTTCAGCGGCTGGATGATCTGGCCAGTCTCCGAAGCCGTTGCCGCCAAGGCCACCACTGCGCCTCAGGGAACGTGCTTCGAGGACGCCCTGTGCCTTCTGTCGGATCTCACCCCTCGCCTGACGGCCGAATTTGCCATCCGGCGGTTGCTGAACACAGACCTGGACCGCGCACTGGCCGTGATCAAGAAGTGGACTGCTCATCCGGATGAGCATGTGCGCCGCTTGGCCAGCGAAGGCACGCGACCACGCCTGCCCTGGGCGGTCCGCGTACCCGCCATCCAGGAACGCCCCGAGACCACGCTTCCCATCCTCAACGCCCTGTACAAAGACCCTTCGGAGTACGTGCGCCGGTCGGTCGCCAACCATCTCAACGACATCAGTCACACACAGCCCGAACTGGCCGTCGACGTGGCCGCCGCCTGGGCCGACAAACCAGACACCCACACCCCCCGGCTGATCCGCCACGCGCTGCGAACCGCAGTCAAAAAAGGTGACCAGCGAGCCCTGGCACTGTTGGGTTTCGAGCTCCCTGTCGACCTCACCGTCACCGGTCCGAACGTGGCGCGGGACATTGTCGCGGTGGGCGAACAGCTCCGCTTCGACTTCACCCTGGAAAACCGCGGAGACAAACCCCAACGCCTGGCTGTCGACTACATCGTCCACTATCGCAAGGCTAACGCGACCACCTCCCCGAAGGTCTTCAAACTGACTGTCCGAACGATCCAGGCCGGGGAACGAGCCGCACTCAGCGCCTCCCGATCCTTCGCACCGGTCAGTACACGTGTCTTGCACCCCGGCACACACTTCCTGGAGCTGCAGGTCAACGGGCAGCCGCACGGCAAGGTGCCTTTCGAGGTCGTGCCTGCCCGGTGGGGCTCGTAA